In Alkalibaculum bacchi, the DNA window CTCTTTACTTTTTAACTCATTTAATGTTTTCACAATGAATTCATTGATATTGCCTAAAAATCCTTTTTGTGATTTTTCTCCAGTACCTATTTTTTTCAAATATTCTTCCCATCTTGCTGTCATTTCAGGGCTTCCTAAAAGGAGATCTTTTGTCATATCATATAAAAGCGATCCTTTTTCTGTAGGATATAGCTTCGTTTTCTCAACTTTAATGTACTCTCGATCAATTAGGGTTTTTACAATAGAAGAACGTGTTGCAGGAGTACCTAGGCCTAGTTTATCCATCATTCCATTTTTCCCGCCTAAAGTAGCTTCTGTTAGTCGTGTAGGCGGTGTTGTTTTTCCTTCTTCTAATTTAGTCGTGAATACGACTTTTTCTCCCTCAAAAAATTCGGGCAATGTTGTAGTTTTATCAGTTTCCGTTTCTTCTTCAATATCTATTTTTTCGATATTCGTCCACCCAGCTTTTTTAGGTATGTTCCCTTTTGCTGTAAATTGAATACCGTTAACATCTATTTCAACAATCGTTGATTCATAAACATAATTCTCAGCGAACATAAGGATAGTGTTCTTAACGACCGCCTGGTAAATATTTTTCTGAGCTTCATTCAAAGTAGACAAATCAGGAATGTTTTCAGTAGGAATAATCGCATAGTGTTCCAACACCTTAGCATCATTAACATATTCTTTTCTAGCTTCCATATTCCCATTATTAAAACTTACTCTGATAGCCTGTTTATAGCTTTCCAGATTGGTTTTTAGGTACTCAAATTCGTTAGTAGTAATTAAATCACAGTCTGTTCTAGGGTAGGAGAGATACCCTTCTTGATACAAGCTTTGAATGATTTTTAGGGATTGATCTAAACTATATTTCCATTTTTTATTAGCATAGCTTTGTATACCGCCAAGATTAAATAGTTTTGGAGACTTCTTCTCTTTCATTTCTTTTTTAACAGATTTAATAACTGTCTGTACTGGTTGATTTAAGTTATAACGACTCATCACTTCCATCAGTTCTGACTTGTTTTTATATTTTGTATCATTAATAAACTTCGCTGATTTACCACCTTTTGGTATATCCCCAAAGAGCTTATAGAACGTTTCTTCTTTAAAGTTCCGAATTGCTAAATCATTTTCTACGACAATACTATTTGTAGGTGTTTGCACTCTACCAAGGGAATATATGTCTTTTAACCCTCTTGATTGTACTAACAAGGTAAAGAATTGAGTAAAATTCATTCCTATTAAATAATCGCTGATTTGCCTTGTTTGAGCTTCTTTGTAATAATTAAATGTTTCCTTGCTATCACGTAAGTTTTGAAAACCTCTTTGAATTTCCTTATCGACCATGCTATTAATCCACAATCTTTTTTTAGGTGTATTTTTGACTTTAGAAGAGCATTTTGAAAAAATAGAATAAGCAATGTTTTCACCTTCTCTATCTGGATCCGTTCCAATAATAATTAAGTCAGCTGCATCTATTTGCTTTTTAACATTATAAAATTGATCTTTCGTAGTATTGGTAACTTCGTAAATCATTTTTTCTGGCTGGAAAGGTAGATTATCCATATTCCACTTTTTGTACTGCTCCCCGTACTTATCCATAGATGATAAGCCTACCAAATGCCCAATTCCCCATGTTACTATTACTTCTCCATTTAAGATAGAAGTATCTACTTCGTAATACCCTTTTCCTCTTTTGGCCTTTCCAAGTGCATTTGCATATTTTTTTGCTTGATCTGGTTTTTCTGCTAGTATAACTATTTTCATTTATAAGAACTCCTTTTAAACAATAAAAAATAACTGTACAAAATTCCGTACAGTTATTAATCATTGCCTTTCCATCTTATTTTTTATATAATCCATTTTAAATTTTTGATCTATCTTCATTTCTTTGTTTTTTTCATTCTCATTCATATCTTTATCTAGGTTTAAATCCTTATCTACTTCTATATCTATATTTAAGTTTAAACTTTCTAAATCATGATTTCCACCTAATACTAAGTTTTCAGTAAAACAATCTAAAAAATAAGGATTTTGCCATTTTTTCAGACAATTATCTCTAACTAATGCATCTCGAAAATATCTAGAATGTTTTTCAAACATAGTATTATCTATATCAAAACCTAAATCTCTAAAATACTCTATCGCAAAAACTGCACTTGTACGAGTATTCCCTTCCCTAAAGGGATGAATTTGCCATAAATTTGATATGAACGCCATGGCTGACTTAGCCTTTTCTTCTTGTTTTAATAACGAATAATCTTTTTTCGATTCTTCCTCAAAGTCAATTTCAAAAGCTGCATCTAACATATTCCATGATTCATAGAAAACAGAAGCACCATTTAACACTGGTTCACTCTTTGAAATATTAACCTCTCTAAACCTCCCTACAGGATACTGAAAGGTATCAATTCCCGAAAACAAGTGAGCATGGATCTGTTTTAACCTTCTTGTACTAATTTCAAAAGGCCTGGGTTGTGACAACCATTCAGCAATGCGGACAGATACTTTGTCTGCTTCTTCATTCTCTTTATTCGCTTTATCAGATGAATAATACTTATCTAGTTCTTCCTTAATTTCTGAATAGGTTTTCTTTCCCTCGATTTCTTCTTTTGACAATTCAACAAGGTATTCGGAAGGTGTTAATCCATCTATTTTTTGTAGTCCAAAACTAGCTTTCCATAAATCTTTTTTATATTCTTTTGGATTGTTATAATTCACTTCCTCATATGGTCTATCTTCTCCAAACACTAGTAATACCTACCTTTCTTTGATAGTCTAATATATTAATTATAACATATATTCTAGCAGCACTTAATCGTCACTTTCTAATAAACAATATATTACCCTATTCTATTTAATATTTATTAAAGAACTTTAACTGATCATTCCAATCCCACTTTTGGGCCAAAGTTGAATTTAAAGGTATCTCCGTAATGATATTATAATTTGCTTTTTTCTCCTTTAAAATTTCTATCGTATGAATGATAAAATTCATTGCAGCTATATCGTTATCTACACAGAGCGAAATGTTGATATTACCTTTATCTAGTAATTTTTCGGTTTTATCTATATAATTCAAGATAACACCGTATTTTAGACCCTCCATGCTAATTAAATGAACATCTTTCAACGATTTCTTATTTAAAGTTGCATAGCTTAATAAATCAATAGATGATTCAAAAAACTTTAAGTTTTTGGGTTTTCCGATCAAAATGTTAAAACCATGATCTGAAATTGAGTTCTCCTGGATACTTTTCCAATAACCACGCTTTAATTTGTCAGACTTTATAGTCCCTTGTTCACTGCAACCTACTATTTTTTTGTTATCCTTCCATAAAAATAATACATTATTATATTTATCTTGTTTAATTAATCCTTCTTGGTGCAAATCATCTACTATCTTCGGGTCTATTTTTCTTTCATTAATAAGGTAATTCCTAGCTTTGTAGAATGAAGAGACTTCTTTATCTTTCGCATATACAAATGATTTAGCAGTAAATTTTTCTTTTATATGAAGCTTATAATTGATATTATTAGATAAATCTATCCCTTCTTTTGCACCTCCTATTAACCTTTGCATAGCTTCTCTAAAACTTACCCCTTCAAACTCTTGTATGAAGTTGATAACATTTCCGCCAATGCTCCTACTATTCCAGTAGAATAAGTTGTTCTTTTTATCTATAACGCAACTATCATGATCGACTAAGCGATAATAACGCTCGCTATTCTTAATAATCCCTATATTGTTTCTAAGACAATAATCTACTATATCTATTAATTGGGCTTGATTAATTTCTTTTTGAGAATAGATTTTACCCACCTCCCCTAGAGTTTAAGAAGGATAAACCTTAAATAAAGGATTGTTTTTAATCAGTAAATTACTAACGTTCTAGTTGATAACTTAATAAAGAATCTTTTATACGATTAGAGATAGATTTTTTTTCTGATACGCTATCATTTATGTCATTATCTTTTATGATAAAATCTTCTGTAATAGTATCTACTTTTTCGTTGTCAATGTTAGCATTTTCTTCTATCTCTCTTTCTGATGTAGTTTCCTGTGTAAACCCGTTCCCCATATCCAACAAGGTGTCTAATTGTAAAAGTCTTTGCTGCTTTTCTCTTAATTCATCTTCTTTTGAAAAAGGTTTACTTAATTCAAATTTAGCATTTTCTACCTGCTTTTGTATATTTTCTAGTTTTTCAGTAGCTTTTTCTAGCTGTTTAGGTAAACTATCTAGCGTATTGTCTAAACGAGTGATATTATCTTTTCCTAAAGTAGTAGTATGAGTTACAGAATTTTTTAAACCAATTTTAAAATTTTGATTAATACTATCAAAAGACAGATATACTTTAAAACCTCTATAGCTTCCAATCTTCTTTGGCTCACTACTACGAACTGTCATGCATGAAGATAAAAGTGCTTTACCAGCATCTTCTTTATCTGTATATATGTGTCCATCAATCTCCATGAAAGTAAATTTTTTCACATCATCACTGTTTTCCGAGCTATGTTTTATGTCCTTTTTGAGTGCACCTATAAGTTCTGTAAGCTCCTTTATTTGTTTTGGGTACCAATGATAAACTTTATCTTCAAGGTTGTATTTTTGATTTAAATAACTAGACTTTAAAACTTTTAATTTAGATACCTGTATATCTAAATCCATCTTTTCCTTTATAAGTGGATTACCTGTAGCCAAGGCTTTAATTTCAGCGTAAGAGAGTGCCGATTCATCTACATCTTCAGCACTTCTTACAGGGGTTTTACCTGTCATTATTTGACTAATAAACTTTTGTTTATTCTCTACAAGTTGATATAGATACGCATCGAAAGTATTCTCTGTAACATAGCGAAATATTTCAACCTTTTCATTTTCATTCCCCTGTCTAACTATTCTACCCATCCGCTGTTCTAGATCGGAAGGTTTCCAAGGGCAATCTAAGTCGTGTAAGGCAATTAATTTATCTTGAACATTAGTACCAGCACCCATCTTTTGAGTAGACCCTATTAATACACGGACTTTTCCTGCCCGTACACTAGCAAAGAGCTTATCTTTTTGTTTTTCACTTTTAGCATCATGAATAAATGCAATTTCTTTTTCAAGGACTCCTTTTTCTATTAACTTATTTTTAAGACTATCATAAACATTAAAGCTATCATCATCTTTAGGTGTCGATAAATCACAAAAAACAAGTTGAGTTGAGCGTTTATCTTTGGTTTTATTCCAAATATCAAATACATTATTAGCACAAACACTAACCTTACTATTTTCATCATCAGGTAAATTTTCATTAATTAATCTTTGATCTAGTGCTAATTTACGCCCATCATTTGTTATCTTCAACATATTATCTACCTCAGGTGGAACACCACGATTTCTGACAACCTCTGCACGTTCTGAAAGGCTCGATACTATTTCTCTTTGATGTTCTGTAGGCTTTGTAACTACTGTTTTAAATTCTGCTTCTGGTACAGG includes these proteins:
- a CDS encoding type IA DNA topoisomerase produces the protein MKIVILAEKPDQAKKYANALGKAKRGKGYYEVDTSILNGEVIVTWGIGHLVGLSSMDKYGEQYKKWNMDNLPFQPEKMIYEVTNTTKDQFYNVKKQIDAADLIIIGTDPDREGENIAYSIFSKCSSKVKNTPKKRLWINSMVDKEIQRGFQNLRDSKETFNYYKEAQTRQISDYLIGMNFTQFFTLLVQSRGLKDIYSLGRVQTPTNSIVVENDLAIRNFKEETFYKLFGDIPKGGKSAKFINDTKYKNKSELMEVMSRYNLNQPVQTVIKSVKKEMKEKKSPKLFNLGGIQSYANKKWKYSLDQSLKIIQSLYQEGYLSYPRTDCDLITTNEFEYLKTNLESYKQAIRVSFNNGNMEARKEYVNDAKVLEHYAIIPTENIPDLSTLNEAQKNIYQAVVKNTILMFAENYVYESTIVEIDVNGIQFTAKGNIPKKAGWTNIEKIDIEEETETDKTTTLPEFFEGEKVVFTTKLEEGKTTPPTRLTEATLGGKNGMMDKLGLGTPATRSSIVKTLIDREYIKVEKTKLYPTEKGSLLYDMTKDLLLGSPEMTARWEEYLKKIGTGEKSQKGFLGNINEFIVKTLNELKSKEINADKIQRIKNNDKIEVGDYLVRVEKKVYKCFKRENESDSFIIFKSILSKTITENNVKQLLNKGKTSLIKGFTSKQGKKFDAYLVLIDGKIQFDYDNKK
- a CDS encoding Fic family protein, coding for MFGEDRPYEEVNYNNPKEYKKDLWKASFGLQKIDGLTPSEYLVELSKEEIEGKKTYSEIKEELDKYYSSDKANKENEEADKVSVRIAEWLSQPRPFEISTRRLKQIHAHLFSGIDTFQYPVGRFREVNISKSEPVLNGASVFYESWNMLDAAFEIDFEEESKKDYSLLKQEEKAKSAMAFISNLWQIHPFREGNTRTSAVFAIEYFRDLGFDIDNTMFEKHSRYFRDALVRDNCLKKWQNPYFLDCFTENLVLGGNHDLESLNLNIDIEVDKDLNLDKDMNENEKNKEMKIDQKFKMDYIKNKMERQ
- a CDS encoding DUF3991 domain-containing protein — protein: MGKIYSQKEINQAQLIDIVDYCLRNNIGIIKNSERYYRLVDHDSCVIDKKNNLFYWNSRSIGGNVINFIQEFEGVSFREAMQRLIGGAKEGIDLSNNINYKLHIKEKFTAKSFVYAKDKEVSSFYKARNYLINERKIDPKIVDDLHQEGLIKQDKYNNVLFLWKDNKKIVGCSEQGTIKSDKLKRGYWKSIQENSISDHGFNILIGKPKNLKFFESSIDLLSYATLNKKSLKDVHLISMEGLKYGVILNYIDKTEKLLDKGNINISLCVDNDIAAMNFIIHTIEILKEKKANYNIITEIPLNSTLAQKWDWNDQLKFFNKY